One Paraburkholderia kururiensis DNA window includes the following coding sequences:
- a CDS encoding DNA cytosine methyltransferase, which translates to MTRPIGIDLFSGAGGLSLGFEQAGFDVVAAVEIDPVHAAVHKFNFPNCKVIARSVKDLSGERIRSHAGIGNRQVDVVFGGAPCQGFSLIGQRILDDPRNSLVKDFLRIVHELDASYFVFENVKGLTVGKHRKFLDELITEFGEIGYDVRKEWRVLNAYNYGVPQDRQRLFLLGAKKGLPVPRYPDATSVFPGGNGTILPTAPTCLDALGDLPDAENFKSLFNRDEVVTKQWGEPSSYARDMRCVGESGWFYGYKRKWDPSILTSSLRTDHSDISRRRFAETDPGSVEPVSRFFKLHPNGVSNTLRAGTDSARGAFTSPRPIHFKYNRCITVREMARLHGFPDWFRLQETKWHGARQIGNAVPPPLARAVAGQVLAAMGVTPSKPKKVLELGDVALLRMGMSEASAYWGIDAPIGRRDRKSGAKKRRQHEIEASRSELLKLVPPDVDDMDLVDVYMR; encoded by the coding sequence ATGACTAGACCCATAGGGATTGATCTGTTTTCGGGGGCCGGAGGTCTCAGCCTAGGCTTTGAGCAGGCTGGATTCGATGTTGTTGCAGCGGTTGAGATCGATCCAGTGCACGCTGCCGTCCACAAGTTTAATTTCCCTAATTGCAAGGTTATTGCTCGCTCGGTGAAAGATTTAAGCGGTGAACGCATTCGCTCGCACGCGGGCATTGGTAATCGCCAAGTGGACGTAGTGTTTGGCGGTGCTCCTTGCCAAGGATTTTCCCTTATCGGTCAGCGCATTCTCGACGATCCTCGAAATTCGTTGGTTAAAGATTTTTTGCGCATCGTCCACGAGCTTGATGCAAGTTATTTTGTTTTTGAGAATGTCAAGGGTCTTACTGTTGGCAAGCATCGTAAATTTCTCGATGAACTGATAACGGAGTTTGGCGAAATTGGCTATGACGTAAGAAAAGAATGGCGCGTACTGAACGCATACAACTACGGCGTTCCTCAAGATCGTCAACGTCTCTTTTTGCTAGGTGCAAAGAAAGGCCTGCCGGTTCCGCGGTATCCGGATGCAACAAGCGTGTTTCCAGGCGGAAATGGTACGATCCTCCCGACCGCTCCGACCTGTTTGGATGCACTGGGGGATTTGCCAGATGCTGAAAATTTTAAATCCCTATTCAATAGAGATGAAGTGGTGACGAAGCAATGGGGGGAGCCTAGCTCTTATGCGAGGGATATGCGCTGCGTTGGAGAATCTGGATGGTTCTATGGCTATAAGCGAAAATGGGATCCCTCTATATTGACGTCAAGTCTCAGAACCGATCATTCAGATATCTCTCGGCGCCGATTTGCGGAAACCGATCCGGGCAGCGTGGAACCTGTGTCTCGTTTCTTCAAATTGCACCCGAACGGAGTGTCGAACACTCTTCGCGCGGGAACCGATTCTGCTCGAGGGGCATTTACCAGCCCCCGGCCGATTCATTTTAAATATAATCGCTGTATCACGGTGCGTGAAATGGCACGGCTACACGGTTTTCCCGATTGGTTTCGACTGCAAGAAACCAAGTGGCACGGCGCGCGCCAAATCGGTAACGCAGTTCCGCCGCCATTGGCGAGGGCCGTTGCGGGACAGGTCTTGGCTGCCATGGGAGTAACTCCAAGCAAGCCGAAGAAAGTTCTCGAACTGGGGGATGTCGCGCTCTTGCGAATGGGCATGAGCGAGGCGTCGGCCTACTGGGGTATTGATGCACCCATTGGCCGACGCGACCGTAAAAGTGGAGCGAAGAAGCGGAGACAACACGAGATTGAAGCATCTCGCTCCGAGTTACTGAAACTTGTACCGCCGGACGTTGACGATATGGATTTGGTCGATGTCTACATGAGGTGA
- a CDS encoding very short patch repair endonuclease — protein sequence MDRLAPEARSRLMSRVRSKDTQPEMTVRSFLHGAGLRYRLHDHSLPGKPDLVFPSRGVVVFVHGCFWHGHAGCKKAGMPKSRQEYWRSKIQANAERDDRVIRELQESGWRVLVVWQCEICPESLGRLSREIQLVPKTGRPRRRVVSGAAKAR from the coding sequence ATGGACCGTTTAGCGCCAGAAGCACGCAGTCGTCTGATGTCTCGCGTGCGAAGCAAAGATACCCAACCCGAAATGACCGTGCGTTCGTTTTTGCATGGAGCTGGGCTCAGATATCGGCTCCACGATCACAGTCTGCCGGGAAAGCCAGACTTGGTATTTCCTTCTCGTGGAGTCGTAGTATTTGTACACGGATGCTTTTGGCATGGCCATGCCGGATGCAAAAAGGCCGGTATGCCGAAGAGCAGGCAGGAATACTGGCGTTCCAAGATCCAGGCGAACGCTGAAAGGGACGACCGGGTGATTCGTGAGCTGCAGGAGTCTGGCTGGCGCGTCCTTGTCGTCTGGCAATGCGAGATTTGTCCCGAGTCGCTTGGTCGGTTGAGCCGAGAGATCCAGCTTGTTCCCAAGACGGGACGGCCACGGCGACGCGTTGTATCAGGCGCGGCAAAGGCTCGCTAA
- a CDS encoding recombinase family protein, whose product MSVISYLRVSTFGQAVENQRQAIIAAGWMIEKEFRDEATSGSTAADSRPGWAECAKYLRDGDTLVVYALDRLGRSTLDVLSTINSMHERGVRLVILQQQFDTGTPAGRLALTMFAAFAEFENSIRKARQREGIARARAEGGKYRGRKPKLTAEQRTELKNRFDAGENRSQLACDFNINRVTVHRYCASPRS is encoded by the coding sequence GTGAGCGTCATTTCGTATCTGCGTGTATCGACTTTCGGGCAGGCGGTCGAAAATCAGCGGCAGGCCATCATTGCGGCGGGCTGGATGATCGAGAAAGAGTTCCGCGATGAGGCGACGAGCGGCAGCACAGCTGCTGACAGCCGCCCCGGTTGGGCCGAATGCGCCAAATACCTGCGAGATGGCGACACCCTCGTCGTCTACGCGCTCGACCGACTCGGTCGAAGTACGCTTGATGTCCTTTCGACTATCAACTCGATGCACGAGCGCGGAGTGCGACTTGTGATCCTCCAGCAACAGTTCGACACGGGTACGCCAGCGGGTCGCCTAGCGTTGACCATGTTCGCTGCGTTTGCCGAGTTCGAGAACAGTATCAGGAAGGCGCGGCAGCGAGAAGGGATAGCCCGCGCCCGCGCGGAAGGTGGGAAATATCGAGGCCGCAAACCTAAGCTCACTGCAGAGCAACGAACCGAGCTAAAGAATCGTTTCGATGCTGGCGAGAACCGCAGCCAGCTTGCTTGCGATTTCAATATTAATCGTGTGACGGTTCACAGGTATTGCGCTTCTCCCCGCAGCTAA
- a CDS encoding VOC family protein, with product MSDHVKFRISGYAASRAFFLKALEPLGVAVVSDDPATYGLELRPEGKVSLRLYQTGQTPARLHLVFTAESRQQVEAFYRAALAAGGKDNGAPGLRHHHANHYAACITGPDGNNIEVVCHNEA from the coding sequence ATGTCCGACCACGTCAAATTCAGAATCAGCGGCTATGCAGCGAGCAGAGCATTCTTCCTGAAGGCACTCGAACCGCTAGGTGTCGCGGTTGTCTCGGACGATCCGGCAACGTATGGTCTCGAGCTTCGCCCGGAGGGTAAGGTTTCATTGCGCCTGTACCAGACCGGGCAGACGCCGGCACGTCTTCACTTGGTGTTCACGGCCGAAAGCCGCCAGCAAGTCGAAGCTTTCTATCGAGCAGCCCTCGCAGCGGGGGGCAAGGACAATGGCGCGCCAGGTTTGCGTCACCACCACGCGAACCACTATGCCGCTTGTATCACTGGCCCCGATGGAAACAACATCGAAGTGGTTTGCCACAACGAGGCCTGA
- a CDS encoding DUF2628 domain-containing protein — protein sequence MSDFAELPEKWRQRFAAIEKAGGEGVRWWRWPNAKELTHREKRLITSNLWAFVFGPFYYVYLGMWRKAITLSLLALVIDAILVVAGDVLNMPVDNFLWIVSAVMFRQCANVDYYRKAVLKRRQWW from the coding sequence GTGAGCGACTTCGCCGAATTGCCGGAAAAGTGGCGGCAACGCTTTGCCGCGATCGAGAAGGCTGGTGGCGAGGGTGTCCGCTGGTGGCGCTGGCCGAACGCCAAAGAACTGACACACAGGGAGAAGCGGCTGATTACGTCGAACCTGTGGGCGTTCGTGTTCGGGCCGTTCTATTACGTGTATCTCGGCATGTGGCGTAAGGCCATCACGCTGTCGCTCCTGGCGCTCGTCATCGATGCAATTCTCGTCGTGGCAGGTGACGTGCTGAACATGCCTGTGGATAACTTCCTGTGGATCGTCTCGGCCGTCATGTTCAGGCAGTGTGCGAACGTCGATTACTACCGGAAGGCTGTGCTCAAACGGCGGCAGTGGTGGTGA
- a CDS encoding helix-turn-helix domain-containing protein — protein sequence MPNQTQKLDVRVLFAANMRRIRKAKELTQEKVAEAAELHPNYISSVERGERNISICNIDRIARALGVTMAELVAEPAPDTGAESGDTSVKAP from the coding sequence ATGCCCAACCAAACTCAAAAGCTGGATGTTCGAGTCCTGTTCGCCGCCAACATGCGCCGCATCCGCAAGGCGAAAGAACTGACCCAGGAGAAGGTGGCCGAGGCGGCCGAACTGCATCCGAACTACATCAGTTCCGTCGAGCGCGGTGAACGCAACATTTCCATCTGCAACATCGACCGCATCGCGAGGGCACTGGGAGTGACGATGGCCGAGCTTGTCGCCGAACCGGCGCCCGACACCGGGGCAGAATCCGGCGATACGTCGGTGAAGGCACCTTAG
- a CDS encoding class I SAM-dependent methyltransferase has translation MNPKALEPDSLPAPGPTALAQSDALADLVRGEIAAAGGWLPFNRYMERALYAPGLGYYSGGAIKFGRRAEDGSDFVTAPELSPLFAATLARPIAEALAASGTQHVMEFGAGTGKLAAGLLNALAALDATFETYSIVELSGELRERQRETIEAEAPALANRVRWLDALPEHFEGVVVGNEVLDAMPVRLFVRMDHGAGAVAHDSRRESAPALNGHTINGHGANGAGAVWYERGVTVSADGRLTFADRPLASPADAALLAGIDADSGYVAETHEAALAFTRTVCSMLTRGAAFFIDYGFPRHEYYHAQRAEGTLMCHYRHRAHGDPFLYPGLTDITAHVEFTGIAEAGVEAGADLLGYTSQARFLMNAGITDALAAIDPQDIEHFLPAANAVQKLLSEAEMGELFKVIAFSRGIGETLTAFSRGDRSHTL, from the coding sequence ATGAATCCGAAAGCTCTCGAACCCGATAGTTTACCTGCTCCCGGCCCTACCGCGCTGGCGCAGTCCGATGCGCTGGCCGACCTCGTGCGCGGCGAGATCGCGGCGGCCGGCGGCTGGCTGCCGTTCAATCGCTACATGGAGCGCGCGTTGTACGCGCCGGGCCTCGGCTATTACAGCGGCGGCGCGATCAAATTCGGCCGACGCGCCGAAGACGGTAGCGACTTCGTCACGGCGCCCGAGTTGTCCCCGCTTTTCGCGGCCACGCTCGCGCGCCCCATCGCCGAGGCGCTTGCTGCGAGCGGCACGCAGCATGTCATGGAATTCGGCGCGGGCACCGGCAAGCTGGCGGCCGGGCTGCTGAACGCGCTCGCCGCGCTGGACGCGACGTTCGAGACCTATTCCATCGTCGAGCTCTCCGGCGAGCTGCGCGAGCGCCAGCGCGAAACGATCGAAGCGGAAGCACCCGCGCTCGCGAACCGCGTGCGCTGGCTCGACGCGTTGCCTGAGCACTTCGAAGGCGTCGTAGTGGGCAACGAGGTGCTGGACGCAATGCCGGTGCGGCTCTTCGTGCGCATGGACCACGGCGCCGGCGCTGTCGCTCATGACTCCCGCCGCGAATCGGCGCCGGCGCTCAACGGCCACACGATCAATGGCCACGGCGCAAACGGTGCCGGCGCCGTCTGGTACGAGCGCGGCGTCACGGTGAGCGCGGATGGCCGCCTCACCTTCGCGGACCGCCCGCTCGCCTCGCCGGCCGATGCGGCACTGCTGGCCGGCATCGACGCCGACAGCGGCTACGTCGCCGAAACGCACGAAGCGGCTCTCGCGTTCACGCGCACGGTGTGCTCGATGCTCACGCGCGGCGCGGCGTTCTTCATCGATTACGGCTTTCCGCGCCACGAGTACTACCACGCGCAGCGCGCCGAAGGCACGCTGATGTGCCACTACCGGCACCGCGCGCACGGCGATCCGTTCCTTTACCCGGGTCTCACCGACATCACCGCACACGTCGAATTCACGGGCATCGCCGAGGCCGGCGTGGAAGCCGGCGCGGACCTGCTCGGCTACACGTCGCAGGCGCGCTTCCTGATGAACGCCGGCATCACGGATGCGCTGGCCGCGATCGACCCGCAGGACATCGAGCACTTCCTGCCCGCGGCCAACGCGGTCCAGAAGCTGCTCTCCGAAGCGGAGATGGGCGAGCTCTTCAAGGTGATCGCGTTTTCGCGCGGCATCGGCGAGACCCTCACCGCGTTCTCGCGCGGCGACCGCTCGCATACGCTTTAA
- a CDS encoding DUF2905 domain-containing protein: protein MLRWLLTTFIAVAILSGSLPWLRKIGIGRLPGDFTLRLFGREYPFPFMSTLVISMVLSLIVRML from the coding sequence ATGCTGCGCTGGCTGCTCACCACGTTCATCGCGGTGGCGATTCTCTCGGGGTCGCTGCCGTGGCTGCGCAAGATCGGCATCGGCCGGCTGCCCGGCGACTTCACGCTGCGGCTGTTCGGGCGCGAGTATCCGTTCCCGTTCATGTCGACGCTCGTGATTTCGATGGTGTTGTCGCTCATCGTGCGGATGCTTTGA
- a CDS encoding multifunctional CCA addition/repair protein translates to MNIYAVGGAIRDELLGVPVQDRDYVVVGATPEQMIAQGFRPVGKDFPVFLHPDTKEEYALARTERKTAAGYHGFQFYYAADVTLEEDLARRDLTINAMAREVRPDGELTGPVIDPFHGEADLRARVFRHVSDAFLEDPVRILRVARFAARFTDFTVAPETVALMKKMVAAGEVDALVPERVWQEVSRGLMEQKPSRMFAVLRECGALARVLPEVDALFGVAQRADYHPEVDTGVHVMMVVDHAAQQRYALPVRFAALTHDLGKATTPEHVLPRHIGHEGRSVDLLKPLCERLRVPNDCRDLAVLVAREHGNIHRVMEMGAAALVRLFERCDALRKPARFAEALQACEADARGRLGFESREYPQAERLREALVAARSVDAGAIAKEHAERPEQIKDAVHRARVKAVARAIGGGEEAAE, encoded by the coding sequence ATGAATATCTACGCAGTAGGCGGTGCCATTCGCGACGAACTGCTCGGCGTGCCGGTGCAGGACCGCGACTACGTGGTAGTGGGAGCGACGCCCGAGCAGATGATCGCGCAAGGGTTTCGTCCCGTCGGCAAAGACTTCCCGGTGTTTCTCCATCCCGACACGAAGGAGGAATACGCGCTCGCGCGCACCGAACGCAAGACGGCGGCCGGCTATCACGGCTTCCAGTTCTACTACGCGGCCGACGTCACGCTCGAAGAAGACCTCGCGCGCCGCGACCTCACCATCAACGCGATGGCCCGCGAGGTGCGGCCCGACGGCGAGCTGACCGGTCCGGTGATCGACCCGTTTCACGGCGAGGCCGACCTGCGCGCGCGCGTGTTCCGGCACGTGAGCGACGCGTTCCTGGAAGACCCGGTGCGCATTCTGCGCGTGGCGCGTTTTGCCGCGCGCTTCACGGACTTCACCGTGGCGCCGGAAACGGTGGCGCTCATGAAGAAGATGGTGGCGGCGGGCGAAGTGGACGCGCTGGTGCCCGAACGCGTGTGGCAGGAGGTGTCGCGCGGGCTCATGGAGCAGAAGCCTTCACGCATGTTCGCGGTGCTGCGCGAATGCGGGGCGCTTGCCCGCGTGCTGCCCGAAGTCGATGCGCTGTTCGGTGTGGCGCAACGTGCCGACTACCATCCCGAGGTCGACACAGGCGTGCACGTGATGATGGTGGTCGATCACGCCGCGCAGCAGCGCTACGCGCTGCCGGTGCGCTTTGCGGCGCTCACGCACGATCTCGGCAAGGCGACCACGCCCGAACACGTGCTGCCGCGTCACATCGGCCACGAAGGCCGCAGCGTCGATTTGTTGAAGCCGCTTTGCGAGCGCCTGCGCGTGCCGAACGACTGCCGCGACCTCGCCGTTCTGGTGGCGCGCGAGCATGGCAACATCCATCGCGTGATGGAGATGGGCGCGGCGGCGCTGGTGCGCCTGTTCGAGCGTTGCGACGCGCTGCGCAAGCCGGCGCGCTTCGCCGAGGCGCTGCAGGCCTGCGAGGCCGACGCACGCGGCCGCCTTGGCTTCGAGTCGCGCGAGTATCCGCAGGCGGAGCGCCTACGCGAGGCGCTGGTGGCAGCGCGATCCGTGGATGCCGGCGCGATTGCGAAGGAGCACGCGGAGCGCCCGGAGCAGATCAAGGACGCCGTGCACCGCGCGCGGGTGAAGGCGGTGGCGCGGGCGATTGGCGGTGGGGAAGAAGCGGCGGAGTAG
- a CDS encoding glutathione S-transferase family protein produces the protein MKLVIGDKNYSSWSMRPWVLLKHFGIPFEEVMIELLQPDTKASILQYSASGKVPCLIGGDGVPVWDSLAIAETLAERFPQHAMWPRDATARARARCVSAEMHSSFGDLRSQMSMNIRASWPGRGATPGALADVARIDTLWRDCLAASGGPFLFGEFGIADAMYAPVVMRFNTYQPEISAVAQVYVARVNAHPAVAQWVEEAHRETHRIPSYDV, from the coding sequence ATGAAACTCGTTATCGGTGACAAGAACTATTCGTCGTGGTCCATGCGTCCCTGGGTGTTGCTCAAGCACTTCGGCATTCCGTTCGAAGAGGTCATGATCGAACTGCTTCAGCCCGACACGAAAGCCTCGATCCTGCAGTACTCGGCGTCGGGCAAGGTGCCGTGCCTGATCGGCGGCGACGGCGTGCCCGTGTGGGACTCGCTCGCCATTGCCGAGACGCTCGCCGAGCGCTTCCCGCAGCACGCGATGTGGCCGCGCGATGCCACGGCTCGCGCGCGGGCTCGCTGCGTGAGCGCCGAGATGCATTCGAGCTTCGGCGACCTGCGCTCGCAGATGTCGATGAACATTCGTGCGTCGTGGCCGGGCCGCGGCGCGACGCCGGGCGCGCTCGCGGACGTCGCGCGCATCGATACGCTCTGGCGCGACTGTCTTGCCGCGAGCGGCGGCCCGTTCCTGTTCGGCGAGTTCGGCATTGCGGACGCGATGTACGCGCCCGTGGTCATGCGCTTCAACACGTATCAGCCCGAGATTTCCGCTGTGGCGCAAGTCTACGTGGCACGCGTCAACGCGCATCCCGCGGTGGCGCAGTGGGTGGAAGAGGCGCATCGCGAGACCCACCGCATTCCCAGCTACGACGTATGA
- a CDS encoding complex I NDUFA9 subunit family protein, which yields MRHQVIAVIGGSGFIGSHLVNALVEAGKNVRIATRRRYNARHLTLLPIDVIETDVFDPVKLASFVENADAVINLVGTLHGGRGDPYGPEFAKAHVELPTKIVAACEGKGVRRLVHVSAIGADPAGPSMYLRSKGDGERAVHSAAELATTIFRPSVVFGPEDTFLNRFAFLQKLFPVIPLAMPDAKFQPVFVGDVAKAIVNVLDLDASIGRTYELGGPTVYTLEQLVRYCGEVIGRHARIVRLPDALARLQALSFEFGPGEPLISRDNLDSMKVDSVMSGPLAPELGIEPASIENIAPLYLTGASARSRFDTFRASAGR from the coding sequence ATGCGACATCAGGTCATCGCAGTCATCGGCGGCTCCGGATTCATCGGCAGCCATCTCGTCAATGCGCTCGTGGAAGCCGGCAAGAACGTGCGCATCGCCACCCGACGCCGCTACAACGCGCGCCATCTCACCCTGCTGCCCATCGACGTGATCGAAACCGACGTGTTCGATCCGGTGAAGCTCGCGAGCTTCGTCGAGAACGCCGACGCGGTCATCAATCTGGTGGGCACGTTGCACGGCGGCCGCGGCGATCCCTATGGTCCCGAGTTTGCGAAGGCGCACGTGGAATTGCCCACGAAGATCGTGGCGGCGTGCGAAGGCAAGGGCGTGCGTCGGCTCGTGCACGTGAGCGCGATAGGCGCCGACCCGGCTGGCCCGAGCATGTACCTGCGCTCGAAGGGCGATGGCGAGCGCGCCGTGCATTCGGCCGCGGAACTGGCCACCACGATCTTCCGGCCGTCCGTCGTGTTCGGTCCGGAAGACACCTTCCTGAACCGCTTCGCGTTCCTGCAGAAGCTCTTTCCCGTCATTCCGCTCGCCATGCCGGACGCGAAGTTCCAGCCGGTCTTCGTGGGCGACGTGGCGAAGGCCATCGTGAACGTGCTCGATCTGGATGCTTCCATTGGGCGTACTTACGAACTGGGCGGGCCCACTGTCTATACGCTCGAGCAACTGGTGCGCTATTGCGGCGAGGTGATCGGCCGGCACGCGCGCATCGTGCGTCTGCCGGATGCGCTCGCGCGGCTGCAGGCGCTTTCGTTCGAGTTCGGCCCCGGCGAGCCGCTTATCTCGCGCGACAATCTGGACTCCATGAAGGTGGACAGCGTGATGAGCGGGCCGCTCGCGCCTGAACTCGGCATCGAGCCCGCGAGCATCGAAAACATCGCGCCGCTGTATCTGACCGGCGCCTCGGCGCGCTCGCGCTTCGACACGTTTCGCGCCAGTGCCGGGCGCTGA
- a CDS encoding lytic transglycosylase domain-containing protein, whose product MSTRLLRVYRAAGLMLAAAALVACSTASAVRPVPVSQLNNDDQIFVQLREAARNNDAARAAQLASMIPDYPAPSYLEYFQLKPQLFDSQGHARVDAPDQPVLAFLQKYDGQAIADRLRNDYLVVLGARHDWRNFDDQYARFVLNDDTQVKCYALESRASRGENVADAARALLVEPRWYGDGCVDLVTALAAKGQFSTNDVWQQIRLAYEQNQQTVGGRLVDALGSQAPDPATFSRAVSTPPLLLARGVGPDNTSHQLALLAVTTMARNDPAMAAATYAAVAPQLSSPERAIGWGTIGYQGALKQMPAAVDWYRLSANAPLSNPAYEWRTREALLNGDWTMVRWSVEQMPAALRAQPAWVYWHARALKQAGDTAQANAELEQIAPGFNFYGQLATEELGRKITIPPKTQVTDAEIDKAGNTPGFALARRFYALNLRLEGNREWNWPLRGMTDRQLLAVAEYARRIELYDRTVNTADRTKTDHDFSLRYLAPFRDVVERDAQSTGLDVEWAYGLIRQESRFILNARSDVGASGLMQLMPGTAQLVAKKIGLGPLSREQMNDINTNILLGTNYLSMIYNQFDGLAVLATAGYNAGPGRPRAWRQALPHGVEGAIFAETIPFTETRDYVKNVLSNTVYYAALFEGRPQSLKERLSYIAP is encoded by the coding sequence ATGTCAACACGCCTTCTTCGAGTATATCGCGCGGCCGGTCTCATGCTTGCCGCTGCGGCACTCGTCGCATGCAGCACGGCGTCGGCCGTGCGTCCTGTTCCGGTTTCCCAGCTCAATAACGACGACCAGATTTTCGTGCAGCTGCGCGAAGCGGCGCGCAACAACGATGCGGCGCGCGCGGCGCAGCTTGCGTCGATGATCCCCGACTATCCGGCGCCGTCGTACCTCGAGTATTTTCAGCTCAAGCCGCAACTGTTCGACTCGCAGGGCCACGCGCGCGTGGACGCGCCCGACCAGCCGGTGCTCGCGTTCCTTCAGAAGTACGATGGGCAGGCCATCGCGGACCGGTTGCGCAACGACTACCTCGTTGTACTCGGCGCGCGTCACGACTGGCGCAATTTCGACGACCAGTACGCACGCTTCGTTCTCAACGACGATACGCAGGTGAAGTGCTATGCGCTCGAATCGCGTGCATCGCGCGGAGAGAACGTGGCCGACGCGGCGCGTGCACTGCTTGTGGAGCCGCGCTGGTACGGCGACGGCTGCGTGGATCTCGTCACGGCACTCGCCGCGAAAGGCCAGTTCAGCACCAACGACGTGTGGCAGCAGATTCGCCTTGCCTACGAGCAGAATCAGCAGACCGTCGGCGGCCGTCTTGTGGACGCGCTCGGCTCGCAGGCGCCGGATCCCGCCACGTTCAGCCGCGCCGTGAGCACGCCGCCGCTGCTGCTCGCGCGCGGCGTGGGCCCCGACAACACGTCTCACCAACTCGCGCTGCTCGCGGTCACGACGATGGCGCGCAACGACCCGGCGATGGCCGCCGCTACCTACGCGGCCGTGGCGCCGCAATTGAGTTCGCCGGAGCGCGCCATCGGCTGGGGCACGATCGGCTATCAGGGCGCGCTCAAGCAGATGCCCGCGGCCGTGGACTGGTACCGGCTCTCGGCCAACGCGCCGTTGTCGAATCCGGCCTACGAATGGCGCACACGCGAAGCGCTGCTCAACGGCGACTGGACCATGGTGCGTTGGTCGGTCGAGCAGATGCCCGCCGCGCTGCGTGCGCAGCCTGCCTGGGTGTACTGGCACGCGCGCGCGCTCAAGCAGGCCGGCGACACGGCTCAGGCCAATGCCGAGCTCGAGCAGATCGCGCCGGGCTTCAACTTCTACGGTCAGCTCGCCACCGAAGAACTGGGTCGCAAGATCACGATTCCGCCGAAGACCCAGGTGACCGACGCCGAGATCGACAAGGCCGGCAACACGCCGGGCTTTGCGCTCGCGCGGCGCTTCTACGCGCTGAATCTGCGGCTGGAAGGCAACCGCGAATGGAACTGGCCGCTGCGGGGCATGACGGACCGTCAGTTGCTCGCCGTAGCCGAGTACGCGCGCCGTATCGAGCTTTACGATCGCACCGTGAACACGGCGGACCGTACCAAAACCGACCACGACTTTTCGCTGCGCTATCTCGCGCCGTTTCGCGACGTCGTTGAGCGCGACGCGCAGTCCACGGGGCTCGACGTCGAATGGGCCTACGGGCTTATCCGCCAGGAGTCGCGCTTCATTCTCAACGCGCGGTCCGACGTGGGCGCAAGCGGCCTGATGCAGCTGATGCCGGGCACAGCGCAACTGGTGGCGAAGAAGATCGGGCTTGGGCCGCTTTCGCGCGAGCAGATGAACGACATCAACACGAACATCCTGCTCGGCACGAACTATCTTTCGATGATCTACAATCAGTTCGATGGTCTGGCTGTGCTGGCCACAGCCGGCTACAACGCCGGGCCGGGCCGTCCGCGCGCGTGGCGCCAGGCACTGCCGCACGGCGTGGAAGGCGCGATTTTCGCCGAGACCATTCCGTTCACGGAAACGCGCGACTACGTCAAGAATGTGTTGTCCAACACGGTCTACTACGCGGCGCTGTTCGAAGGGCGCCCGCAATCGCTGAAAGAGCGGCTCAGCTACATCGCTCCGTAA
- a CDS encoding 5-formyltetrahydrofolate cyclo-ligase — protein MNPSIARNPGAESKNDLRARLLEARLLAAREPAREKALKRRVLDMLEHYEPACVGFYWPVRGEVDVRDVIATWLAIEGHRTAALPVIRHRHAPLEFHAWAADTPMREGPHKIPEPASNRVVIPDLLLVPCVGFDDDGYRLGYGGGYYDRTLAAWPGESRPVTVGVAYETCRTSAFAREAHDIPLDAIVTDAASYPASTGQKTAANS, from the coding sequence GTGAACCCAAGCATAGCACGCAACCCCGGCGCGGAATCGAAAAACGACCTGCGTGCAAGGCTGCTGGAAGCGCGTCTTTTGGCCGCTCGCGAGCCCGCGCGAGAGAAGGCGTTGAAGCGTCGCGTGCTCGACATGCTGGAGCACTACGAGCCCGCTTGCGTGGGCTTCTACTGGCCCGTGCGAGGCGAAGTCGACGTACGTGATGTCATCGCCACCTGGCTCGCGATCGAAGGTCATCGCACGGCAGCGTTGCCGGTGATCCGCCATCGCCACGCACCGCTCGAATTCCACGCGTGGGCAGCAGATACGCCGATGCGCGAAGGCCCTCACAAGATTCCCGAGCCCGCGTCGAACCGCGTGGTGATTCCCGACCTGCTTCTCGTGCCGTGCGTCGGCTTCGACGACGACGGCTATCGTCTCGGCTACGGCGGCGGCTACTACGATCGCACGCTGGCGGCATGGCCCGGCGAATCGCGGCCCGTCACGGTGGGCGTCGCTTACGAAACCTGCCGCACCTCCGCGTTCGCGCGCGAGGCGCACGACATTCCGCTCGATGCGATCGTCACCGACGCGGCTTCTTATCCTGCCTCAACAGGGCAGAAGACGGCCGCCAATAGCTGA